CATTCTCGTTATATAGGAATAGATAAGTGCAAGGgagatagaaatataaaattaatttaaatttccatGATCACTACTTATATTTAGCAGTTGTGCCAACTGCTTTTGCAAATATTGAGACTGATATTTGCAAAAGCAGATAGAGACTGATTCATAAGGAATCAGTCTTAGGCAATATTTGCAATACgtaatatatgtacctatattacgTAATATGTAATACGTAACAATAATTACTCAAAAAATACTGGTATGTGCCTTAGCACCACAACACCAAAATGCCACCATAACGCATTTATTTATCGCTGCACCTGCTTTTTGGGTTACTTCTTATTTCCAACAAGATATCTTTGACAGCTAGACGTCCTCGACAAACGTTCAATACTGTAGTAAACgacagtaaaaattaaaattgcaattgAGTTATAATTCCTAGAAGATGATAAGTAACTGCAattaaaaggttaaaaatatcCAATAGTTATCCTgcataataaatgtattcgatttttaaattaacttacgaAAACAGGCACTGTTAATATGTCGACATACGCTATcgcaaataatttaatcactGTAATCCCTGTGCCAACCCATCATactcgtaattaaaaaaaaacaataacttaattTATCACCAATGGAATAATTAATACGACTCATCTATCCAGtgttagaatttaaataaaactacctGTAATCCATTTGCCAGTACCGCTGTAAGTATTAAGACGTAGTCATTATGAAACAGTCTCGCATCAATTTATAAAGGCTTATCatcattttagaatattttaatttcatatccaTAAGAACTAGATAGATTGTTGATGAATTGCAACTGATGCTATAATACTCATGATATGGTTCACGCGCGAAGTCACGCGTGGTAATATTAAGAGAATAATCTGGAATCTTTCTTACTAAATCATGGAAAAATGGCACTCAATGTTTAGATCAAGAACCTTTACTTAATTGGTTAGAAAGTGCgctttgttattattatcttatctaTCATAACGACTGatgaaatcttattttaatcCTGAGACTAAAGTTAAATCCAAAGTATTGCGAAATACGAATTCCGTCGGTTGGAAAACTTACGGTATTGTTATTTAGATTATTCAGCGATATGTAATACATTTATCGCATTTAAGCATTTAttcatttttctaatattagatATGATGAAAATCCCTACAAACTTTCATCTCAATACAGAGTGGCATCCATTTAGCCACCCTCAGCAGATAACTTTTGAATAATCCTTCCTGAGAACTTcggttcgaaaaaaaataatgagcaaTATTTCATCCCGTTAGACTACTTGGGCTGTGTATTGTcagtcattttaattaaattttactaaatagaTGATGTAATGGCAACGTAACTTAAAGTCGGTTTTTGTCACTCGCCTTgtttatacataacatataacgTGTTGTAGTAATATATTGCGGCGGCTGCAAttctacatatattatgtatatcctTATCAAACGTCCAATGACGAATAAGCAATACGAGAAATTGTAAACATTGCTCTTATTGTGACGCAACGAACTAATCCAACGTGTATAATGAATAATCAAATAACGATAACATCCCAAGAGTTTTGAAATGCCATTCAGAAAATCATGAGCCAGTGCTGATATACTTTATCTAATTTTAAGTTAAGAGAGATTTGGCGGAACAACTTAAATTGCACGTAGTGTACAGTATGTACAGGACTTGTCAACTAAAATTGTATGAATGTGTTTGAATGCAATTGGACCAGTTAGCTAGTTAGTTGCTCGATTTTCCGAATCAATCGGCAATAAACCAGTTTAAGCACTTCGTTACTGGAGAACATTAAATGAATGATGACATAAGAATTTAGGAACCCAGCTTTTTTACAAATTGCCAAATTTTTTGAATGAATTGGATAATATAACcgcgtataaaataaaaaattaaaataatattaaattgtaacttgTGCAAGCTCGATAAATaataactacaaaaaaataatctaaaaatctcttataaaaatgtaatgtatgtttttttttaaatggacaGAATGTCTATTATACCTttgtgatttaatataattacaatctaTAATGAAGctgaattctaaaaataaatataaataaataaaaacatgtaaataaaataagggaACTtactcaaaataatttatatttagttacaaaACACTAGTATATATTGGGTGACATTTGTGAATAAACCCGTGCAACATTCATTCGCGATAGTAACCTATCTAGCAagcattcaaaatataaaagtgacATATACGATGATAtcattataaagttataaaaatttgtACCTACAAGATGTCAATATAAGGATGAGTAAAATCAGAGAGctctgttttaaaaaatatgtatattaagcaTTAAATACTTGTGGTAAATTTCACAATTTTATGCATACAATCTAAAAAGACAAGAAAATCTATCATCTCTAGAAGTGTTGATTTGAAAGAAGCTTAACTTTAATAAGGTGTTTAAGACGGCTGTTACATGAACACTAtgataactaattatttatttaactatttattgctttatttgcGAAATTTGGCAGCATTATCTGCATTATCTTGTAGAATTTTCGATTTCAGGTGGTCCTTGTATTTCAGAATACCTCCCTGCCACTTCGTTACGGTGCCGTTTTCACAGATCCAAATTTCTTCCGCCACCTGCgtataacattaacattattacaTAGAACTtacttcgttttattttatttactgtatttaGGCAGATTCGCAAATGTACCAACACCTTGGAAACAAGATATTATAATCCTTgtgattagttttttaattgcatgAAAATGGTTTACTTAATCCAAGTATGATTAGTTGGTTGTAGACAAAATCTTGATTATTGTGTTCAAAATAATGTCATGTGACCTGAGCTATCAAACAGTCGTCGTGGCCACCTATTTACTTAaacttataatgtaatatacaatataaggtTACCTGGTTGATCAGCCTGAAGTCGTGGCTGACTAACACCATGCCACCATCGAAATCATTGATAGCATCCGCGAGAGCGTCGATGGTCTCCATGTCGAGATGGTTAGTAGGTTCGTCCATCAACAGCAGATGCGGGGTCTGCCACGCGAGCCAAGCGAACACGACGCGACACCGCTGCCCGTCGGACAGCTGACGCATTGGACACACCTGCCAAAGGTTTATTCGTTTAGTTATTACAAATCACCAATctattgtcatatatatattggtCATCAGACTGAGGCAACTCTCTTTAGGAATGCTTAAAACTGATACATGCTCTAACAAAACGTTTTTATACCTTTAAAAGCTGACTTCATTATTCTACTCAATTGAAACCACACGACTCATCGTTTTAGTTGTGATGTCATCATCGGATAAGTTTACTAGACTTTTAaacatattgtaaatttattataattattatttatacatagtataaaacaaagtcgcttaccgctgtctgtccctgtgtatgcttagatctttaaaattacagatcggattttgatgcagttttttttaatagatagatcgaTTCAAAAATAAGGttgttatgtataatacatgcacaatattgTGAacaaaatactgataattttagaggtttctgaagtgatgtcgtaaataaacacatttttgcgcttacattgcaaacactggctgaaccgtacgaaatagattaaaataatgtactacatattgtacaccttaaaaaggtctttgaGAAGGAATATCAACTTcagcaaataatataaacatgtgTTTACAAATTCAAAGTACTGTCAATTTCATTTACATTCATTATCAATTAGTTTCTCATGGCACTATTGTTACTATAAATGTCAGTCACGTgagcaaacatttttaaattatgttcgcaaaaaaaaatagagatcCAATTAAAAAGAAGCTATCATACCTGCTGTCTACCAGTCAATCCATAACGTCCAATAATTTTTCTCATCTCCTCTCTCTCCCGCACCTCCGGGAACTCCTTAAGCATGTAATCCAATGGAGAAAGGTCGAGATCAAGCAACTCGTGCAGGTGCTGGTGGTAACGACCGATCCTCAAGTGAGAGTTTTTACGGATCATACCCGTTGATGGTACAAGCTGAAAGAAAGATTTAAGTAATTAGTATTtgcattttgataaataataattgaataataaattgagCACCCaaatctactttttttaattcctcaTTTAGAatgtgttaaataattaaataaaaacaattgaatataataacgcAAAATCGACTCACATCCCCATAGAGTAGTTTAAGAAGTGTCGACTTGCCGGCTCCATTGGGTCCCACAAGAGCAAGCCGGGTATCTAGATCGATACCAAACTCCAGATTTTTGTAAATCCAAGGTCCGCTGTCTGTATACCTGAATGATACGTTCTGaaacaattcaatattttttacatttcttcaacgatattttaatctattaatgtattacataaacatttatcaCAAAAAATCAAAACCTACTGAgcctctatactaatattataactgtaaCTTTAGGAGAAGACTGATTATCCTAACACAGGTTATTTAATTAGCCTAGCTATGACAGCCAGTACTTGTTCTGTGTTTCGTTTGATAACTATGTTATAATACACTGAGACTTATTATTCTAGATCAACcatgtaattgtttataaagatgtatgtgtaataaatgaaaaaatataattgctcTGTCTATCTCTTGCACTTTTACAGGCAAACCAAccaactgaatttgatgaaatttgaaagGACtctttatgcctaacaccttaCAACCAACGAGTCAAGCCACAgacaaatagtaaaaaaattaaagtacaaaCCTGAACCATAATAACGGGGGGCGGAACCTTTCCACAAGAGGGAAAGTAGAAGTTCAGTATTTTGTCATCAATTACTTTTTCAGTTAAACCTTGGGCGACCATCTTAGCCAGTGTTTTCTCCTTGGACTGAGCTTGACGAGCCAGTTTGGCGGAACCGTGACCAAACCGCGCGATATAGTTCtattagaaacaaataaatgtacattagtatataaatatattgattatcattttatattatatacttacttcACGAATCCCAAGTTATATGCTAGAAACATAATATAGAGCACAAATAAACTTTCTATTCAAATACCTGTATTAGTTTTATACCAATTTCACTTTcagtataatatcaattaaaaataattgattagaacattgttataaatatatagtatatgtatatataatatataaatagtaaaagcaTAAGAAAAACACCTTCATATGCGCGATCTGGTCTTGTTCCCAGTTGTACTGTTTCATCTGGTTTTCGAGGAGTTCCATACGCGTGCGCACAAATGCTTCATAGTTACCTGTGTAGTATTTGAGCCTTCTCTTGCTCATGTGAATGATGTTTGTGCACACACCATTCAGGAAATCCTGAGAGTGGGATATGAGTACCAAGATTCGCttgtatctataaaataaagtattttatcgtAGTGACACAGTAAAAAAActagttatttcaataaaaaaaaagtttgcgGATTAATCAcatgttgttatttaaaaaatcagtgAAATAAAGCGAtacttaattattactattgagATCTAACAAATAAGCACAAAACTCAGGGCCTGATTTAAAGGTTTTTAGTAGGTGGCCagattaaaatttagatttggACACCGGGTAAATGCTCAGGGCAGAACTACTGAGGCTCTATTAAGAAAATAGTAAAAGACTAATTGAGAATACAAGGAAATTCTCTAAAATGTTTACCGATTTAATGATTCTCAACTAGCAActctttttattacaattatttttcaattgccCACCCATGAGGTCAGAGCAGTTATGTCCGTGTatactgtataataattattgcgcAATACCCTTTAATCCCATAACATGAATCTATGTTGATTCTCTTGCAAAAgtattagaaattaataaagatttaacatAATTAGAAGTGTGATGATAATTCTTTTAGTTACAAGGCAGAATTTATCATTATCATGTTCTGGACCTCTACTgcataactgttttttttaatagttcaattagataatatttcattaattgaaACTGCAAGTAAAAATGGTAAAAGAATGACTAATAATCTTAATACggcaaatatcaaataaaatcttcaTAATTTTACTGTCCAAGAGAGACTAACCAACAGTGTAGGACACATTAAAGGGCACAAATATGTTTAGAAATGTAGGTGCACTCTCTTttcccttactctcataatctgataaAATAAGAGTTCAGGCTTGCTTTCTTTAGGCGTGTTTACATGCATGCAGGCAAGTTCACATAAACACCGCTGATTTCCTGAGATCAGGCTTTTGCAGAAAAACATAAAGCCATAAAAAATTGCTTTTACGAAGCACTTTATACTCTACCGATTTTTATGCTCCGGGCGGCTAGTGAGAATTTCTCTATAGAAGTActccataaattttatttgcggCATTATAAGTAGCTAGCCAGGGAGACAGTAAGCCCATATTTGCTTATAGTTCTTTCTACTCACAAAGTTAATCGAtgattatagataaataatctatatacataaaaagcaGCCCCTGACTTCTATTGCTACACAATTAACTtgtttttcattcaaatttggAGGACACTGTTATAAAGATGCGTATTAATCATGGAATTCGATTAAGAGGGAGATTTATTGAGCAGCACAATCacaaacaacatatttttagCACACCAGTCACCAAgacatacaagaaataaaatcatatcgGTCTTTGCAATAAGCCAAACATTTCTCactaaaaatgtaaacataattaatgtcTTTTCACTTTCTGCGCGAGAAACCGCGACGGTAGtgctagttaaaaataatacaaactgCTTTAGTTCCTCTTCGAGCCAGACGCAGGCGTCGAGATCGAGATGGTTGGTCGGCTCGTCAAGTAGCAGCAAGTGCGGCTTCACGTACAGCGCGCGAGCCAACGCTATACGCATACGCCAACCTGATAACAGATTGTAAACATCAAATTATAACAATCGATTGTCAAATGAAATGAGTCATTGCTAAAGCTAGGCAACGTAACATAGCGcctatttactaataaattcaataaatacaatatctGAAATATATTACTTCTTTCCTATTTCATCTTTTCAgtcttacttattaaatatgaattcacTTTAAACAATGTATAACGGTGTATAGTTACATATAATTCTCcaaaaaaatttcaaattttagaaATGAATTGTAAGGCCGTTAAGATTtggtatagaaaaaataatacgatGCATTAATTAGCATGTCAAAAGACAATGATTATGACGGGTATAGTCGTAATTTTACCTCCAGAGAAGTCTTTAGTCGCTTTCTGTTGCATCTCTTTTGTGAAACCGAGACCGTGTAGAATGTTAGCGGCGCGGGCCTCCGCAGTGTCCGCGCTCAAGTCATCCAAACGATCGTACACGTCCAACAATTGCTCTTGAGCctctgttaaaataatattaatttagcatTATTCCATTTGttatgcttttgtttttttttcctatgattggaaacttaaaaataaactataagtctaaatattgtattaatgttaGAATTGTCTATTGCTTGGTTATGCTGCGATTgggtttgaaatattttttctaataaaaatcttaaaatgaataaaagtcATTATTTCGCCACATAGATATCCGTTGTCAATGATATAGTCTGTTTATTAATGTAAccttttattacaaattcattGAATTACTaattttgcatataaaatattttattttacaatctctTGTTATATAACAAAGCGATTAGTTCGTGgtcatatcaaataaataatactagaaTTCAATAATGTTGAGTACAGTCTTATCCCAGATTCtcagcaaatataatatactaattcaCAAGATACacaaataaacgattttataacaatgttatgTGAAACATCTATTGGCGCGCCTTGTGTGTAAAACTGACTCATCGTGCACCTCTCTTCGCTACCGCTCTCTACTCCATTGTGTGTGTGGCTATATAGTtcgttgtattaaaataataagaaaaatgtaaTGATTTCATTCACGAAactcatgttattttttttggttttattctCATTTATTTAAGGGTTTTGGTCACCCCGAAATTGTCTCCTTTTTAAACAACCTTAGATTTTACAATATACCAACCTTTTCAAACTACTTCCGTAACAAAAAATCTAAACCTAAGTCGAAGTAcctaaaaatgcattttttttatgttttgattagATTGGCTTTAATTTGAACTGTTATCTTTATATATGGACAAGCATTAAAATAAGGTCCTTACCATCATCTTCACTTTGGGCTAACTCCTCAGCGAGTTTTTCGAGTTGAATCCTTTCTTCATCCACCTCCATTACACACTGCAAGGCAGTTTTATCGGAGGCGGGCATTTCTCGGGtcaaatgaaaaatatcgaTGTGTTGCGGTATAGGCACTTCACGGCGTCCCAGCGCAGCCAATAAAGATGATTTTCCTatgataacaatatttgttaattaaacttgttacttttaacatattatttatttcttattattttttttactagcaACCCGCTTTTCCTATTACTTCACATTctaaacgataaaaatatttatagcatttatgtatacatttaatcaATTTCACATATTAGTTTATTAcactaatatataacatacatctCTAATATGTTGCACAAAAGGCATAAATACAATCTATTTAAAGTGTTGTGTTCAAGCAAGCACgagattgaaaaataaaaaacaattatcaggTCGATAGTAGCTACTTTCTTTCGCAacttatacaaacaaaattcgCAATTGTGACGGCAACATTCTAAATTGAAACAGATATTTCATCATCATTTCGCGTCACAGTTCATAAGACGCAAAAGCTTTGTATTAAGaacaaaaagaaagaaatagatATAGCAATTGTAGACAAGATATTTCGCAAAAgccatattatataacaatattccataaatatatttgccCTTATTTTAAATCAGATATAATGATAAGAATTTTAAccatatttgtaaaaaacagTTCGCATTACACCAtggttattatttagtaaatggtGAACACTAAACTGTACAATAATTAAAAGGTAATGCATATCAATGGTTACAATACAATATCTGCTACACCCACAATTATAGTTTCTTCAAAGCTATTTTTCATAATCGATGGAACTTCATGGAAACTTCAAACTAAACTACCATGAATATTTAAAGGGTTAATTCAAAACATGCCATGAACAGACATCTGATTCCACATGCCTGACTTATTGCTGACTTACATATTTTAGTAGCAATTAGAGCATTATTACCAATTGTAAAAAGAAAGTACATTTTTATCtacatgataattttttttttgtgtttgaaatgcattatgttgtttataataaataaaaaatgtatttttttttccattgtaAGACCCAcaacttcaaatatatatactttttgattAGGTATTACTTTTCTGCAATGATATGATTTAGACTtacagatttataaaattaatcaaattataaatctaCTTTAACTGGATTAAAAATCAAAGCTTTTGACAAAAAAGATTTTCACTAATGAAACTTTTACATGAaacttatcatattttataatagaactgTACATTTAACCAGCTTGTTTTCTTctcattatcatatatttttattcaagagGAAAACATGAACCAATAAATAGTAGTTAAAGTGATAACATTTCCatatcacagattaaataataataattaaatttacataagaattataaaccTAGATGTTATGTATCTAGGGTGTAATACATATTGTAACATATAGGTACCCACCACATCCATTAAGTCCAACAAGACCATATCTTCGACCACAATTGAGTTCAAGTAAGGTGTCCTGGAGCAACTCACTACCATAGaaagtaattgaaaaattaGCTATCTTAATGTCTCTTGAACGAGGGTGCACAGCAAGGGAGCCAGTACAGGACCGTGCTTCCGAATTCATTTTGGCCTCAGCTTCTAACTTTAAGCATAATGCCTCTGAAAAAACCGTATATGTCAAGGGCCaactttttctatttaataataataaacaaaat
This genomic window from Vanessa atalanta chromosome Z, ilVanAtal1.2, whole genome shotgun sequence contains:
- the LOC125076171 gene encoding ATP-binding cassette sub-family F member 2 produces the protein MPSDAKKRAQQKKKEQASNRNKKPVARVTNEETNGSTNGIKEDRELTAEEALCLKLEAEAKMNSEARSCTGSLAVHPRSRDIKIANFSITFYGSELLQDTLLELNCGRRYGLVGLNGCGKSSLLAALGRREVPIPQHIDIFHLTREMPASDKTALQCVMEVDEERIQLEKLAEELAQSEDDEAQEQLLDVYDRLDDLSADTAEARAANILHGLGFTKEMQQKATKDFSGGWRMRIALARALYVKPHLLLLDEPTNHLDLDACVWLEEELKQYKRILVLISHSQDFLNGVCTNIIHMSKRRLKYYTGNYEAFVRTRMELLENQMKQYNWEQDQIAHMKNYIARFGHGSAKLARQAQSKEKTLAKMVAQGLTEKVIDDKILNFYFPSCGKVPPPVIMVQNVSFRYTDSGPWIYKNLEFGIDLDTRLALVGPNGAGKSTLLKLLYGDLVPSTGMIRKNSHLRIGRYHQHLHELLDLDLSPLDYMLKEFPEVREREEMRKIIGRYGLTGRQQVCPMRQLSDGQRCRVVFAWLAWQTPHLLLMDEPTNHLDMETIDALADAINDFDGGMVLVSHDFRLINQVAEEIWICENGTVTKWQGGILKYKDHLKSKILQDNADNAAKFRK